GGGGCGAATGATTTCTCACGTTTGGTTTCTCTAAGCTAGGCATTTCTTTGCTGCTAGAATTCAAGATAGGTTCCTCAATGTTAGCTTTCTGCATGATCCTTGCCAAGCTTGCATTCAGATCTTCATCTGCATGAATTGCTGCTCCAATGTTACATGTGATCCCATTCAGCTCATCAACTAACTGTTTCCTTTCTTCAACAGCAACATTACATATATCCTTTGTTCTGGACTTCAACTCCTCCAAATGTTCTTCTAACATTTCTTTACTTTCCTCCAAGTATTTCAGCTTATTTACTACTTCCAGATGCTCCTTTGCCTTCTCTAATATCTCCGCAGTGGTTTCAGCTTTGAGTTTCTCAAGAACATGCTTCAAATTGCTAGACTGTTCTTTCTCTAGAACTAATTTCATTTGCAGGGCCACCAGCTCTCTTTGGCACTCTTCAATGAGCATGTCTTTGAAATAACTGTCATGCTCTTGGATGAGATTCAGCGAATTCAGATTTTCTGCAAGGCCATAAAGCTGCTGGACCTCAAGCTGAACTTCTGAGAGCTTTGATGCAGCAGCATCAAGAAGATGCTTTATGTTAAGTTGAACAGACTCAACAATTTGTTGAATGTCAGCAATAGCATCTTCCTTCTCTGCAATTAACATATACCAATCTGCCTCCTCTTGATCAAATATTTCCATGATCTCATGCTCTCTACGTGTGTATTTCTGCTCAAAAAAGCCAAGCCTTGTTTCAAGCTCCAAGAGCTTTTTGTCAAAGACTTCAACAATTTCAGAGTACCTGTTGTTCACTTCTAGAATGGATTTCTTAACCTCTGACTTGATAAGACTGGCCATATCAAGTTTTTGACCCAAATTATCTTCTTCCAGCACACTGATGTATTGCTGAAGCTCCTTGATGTTCCTGTCTCTCTCATCAACTATGCTTGATAACTTATCCTTTTCTTCTCTAAGGGTGCCCTCAACTTCGAATTTGGCAACAAGAGAAAGAACCAGGTCTCTCTTTAGTGCACAATTTTCATCCGTATAGCCCTTGAGGTTAGTTTGCATGTCAACTTTTAACTTTTCCAAACTCTCCAGTGCTTGCTTTTGCTGATGAATATTGATCTTGAGTTGGTCCAGCTCTTCCTTCATCTCAGAAACGGCAAAGTTTGCTTCATTGAGAGCAAACAGTAACTTCTCATTTTCTTCTGTGTTGATCTCCTCAGCTTTCATTTTAGCAATAGTCGCGACATCAAGATCCTTCTTCAATACATTGTTTTCATCCACATAGCCCTTGAGTTCAGTTTGCATGTCAACTTTTATTTTTTCCAAACACTCCACTGCTTGCTTTTGCTGGTGAATATTGATCTTGAGTTGGTCCAGCTCTTCCTTCATCTCAGAAACAGCAAAGTTTGCTTCATTGAGAGCAAACAATAGCTTCTCCTTTTCTTCTGTGTGGATCTCCTCAGCTTTCATTTTAGCAATAGTTGCGACATCAAGATCCCTCTTCAATACATCATTTTCATCAACGTAGCCCTTGAGTTTGGTCTCCATATCAACTCTCAGCTCTTCCAGATGATCTACTTCTTGCTTTTGCTGATGAAGAGTGATTTCGTTCTCACAAAGCTTGCTCTTACTATCGGAAAGGGCACAGTTTGTTTCATTAAGAGCACCTAGTAACTTCTCCCTTTCTTCCCTGTGAGACACCTCAGCTCCAATTTTGGCGTTAAGAGCAACATCCAGATCTCTCTTCAGTACATGGTTGTCATCCATATAACCCTTGAGTTCAGTCTCCAAATCAACCTTTAGCATTTCCAAGTGCTCCACTGCTTGCTTTTGCTGATGGAGATTGATTTCGAATTGTCTCAGTTGGCTTTTCTGCTCATCAAGGTCACGGTGTGCTTCATTGAGATCACTCAAAGCTTTCCCCAATTCCTCCTGTAGGCTCTTTTCCTTCTCTGAAGTTTCTTCTTTTAAGCAGTGAACATTTCTTGATGCATTGTCCAGCATTTCTTTGtatgccccaagttgcctttgcaTCTTTTCATGCTCCTGCTCCATATATTCTAGCTGTTCAATTCTTCCATGCAGTGTCGCCATTACCTCCAATTGGTGTGCCTGTTCAGCTTGGGACTGAGCAATGACAAGGTTCTTCTCCTCCAATTGATTTTTCACAGCAGCGACATTCTGCTCAAAAAATTCACACCGCTGCTGGATATTCAGTTTTAAAGTATCAACAAGTGAGCAGGAATCATAGAACTTTGACTCTACAGCAAGACGGACTATTGAAGCTTCCAAGTTCTCTACGGTTTGGAGTTCCAGTGAGCTATAACTGCTCAGCAACTCATTCTGCAATTGCCTGATTAGCATATCTTTGGAATCCAGCTGTGACAAGCATCCATCAAGATCATTCTCAAGCTTTCCCATCTTTGCTTTCCACTCTGTTTCTTTACGGCTCAGTTTCTCGGTGCAGCTTCTATGTGTCTGCTCCAAAGCTCGGAATTTCTCCTGCAGACCCTTCAACATCACTGCAGCATCTGCACCGCCAATCTGAGCCTCTTGGTACTCCTTGAGCGAAGACCGCAGATCCCCATTCTCTTGATCAAGGCGCGCCTTACAATACTCCATCTCATTGAGCAGAGTGGATTTCTCAGCCAGTGAGCTCCTCAAAGATGCAATCTCACCGTCCCTCTTCGACGTCAGCAGCTCAATGGTCGACCTGGCCTCCTCATACTCCAAAACCACATTGCCATACATGTGCCTCAGATCAGACATCTCTGCTTCGAGCAGCTTCCTGCGGCC
This genomic window from Aegilops tauschii subsp. strangulata cultivar AL8/78 chromosome 4, Aet v6.0, whole genome shotgun sequence contains:
- the LOC109786372 gene encoding uncharacterized protein, producing MSRSFFPTCSSQKAEMEEMSKELDGLRSEAEARAAECRAKSALVDGLRREAAEQAARLREARAEVERQAGEIAAKDQEASSARDACEGLRARVAEKEQAFRHLCAAHDGLKASLRERGEGWDADRRGLVAALEESEVKRLEQDVALRSSSEEVSRLKRLLSEKEKRCSEAEQRALAQREVMMRDDTLAKLEEEKAAIQGKLKWKAEQFRHLEEALKKVRDEFRDAERQWGSDRSTLADQIGALETKLDSKTRVAEEFRSRLEMCSQALAHEEGRRKLLEAEMSDLRHMYGNVVLEYEEARSTIELLTSKRDGEIASLRSSLAEKSTLLNEMEYCKARLDQENGDLRSSLKEYQEAQIGGADAAVMLKGLQEKFRALEQTHRSCTEKLSRKETEWKAKMGKLENDLDGCLSQLDSKDMLIRQLQNELLSSYSSLELQTVENLEASIVRLAVESKFYDSCSLVDTLKLNIQQRCEFFEQNVAAVKNQLEEKNLVIAQSQAEQAHQLEVMATLHGRIEQLEYMEQEHEKMQRQLGAYKEMLDNASRNVHCLKEETSEKEKSLQEELGKALSDLNEAHRDLDEQKSQLRQFEINLHQQKQAVEHLEMLKVDLETELKGYMDDNHVLKRDLDVALNAKIGAEVSHREEREKLLGALNETNCALSDSKSKLCENEITLHQQKQEVDHLEELRVDMETKLKGYVDENDVLKRDLDVATIAKMKAEEIHTEEKEKLLFALNEANFAVSEMKEELDQLKINIHQQKQAVECLEKIKVDMQTELKGYVDENNVLKKDLDVATIAKMKAEEINTEENEKLLFALNEANFAVSEMKEELDQLKINIHQQKQALESLEKLKVDMQTNLKGYTDENCALKRDLVLSLVAKFEVEGTLREEKDKLSSIVDERDRNIKELQQYISVLEEDNLGQKLDMASLIKSEVKKSILEVNNRYSEIVEVFDKKLLELETRLGFFEQKYTRREHEIMEIFDQEEADWYMLIAEKEDAIADIQQIVESVQLNIKHLLDAAASKLSEVQLEVQQLYGLAENLNSLNLIQEHDSYFKDMLIEECQRELVALQMKLVLEKEQSSNLKHVLEKLKAETTAEILEKAKEHLEVVNKLKYLEESKEMLEEHLEELKSRTKDICNVAVEERKQLVDELNGITCNIGAAIHADEDLNASLARIMQKANIEEPILNSSSKEMPSLEKPNVRNHSPLARNKSAALPDRRLPLKENNY